Proteins encoded within one genomic window of Prauserella marina:
- the cas7e gene encoding type I-E CRISPR-associated protein Cas7/Cse4/CasC — MNRTIVDIHVIQTVPPSNINRDDTGSPKTAVYGGKRRARVSSQAWKRATRDDFSSFLDLSELGMRTKRVVELLTESIQKQDTDLVDQAEELATEVLSKAGIKLKAARKKDAPQEAGYLLFLSNNQIEALAELAVDAAHNGDGTVSKQDAKARADRQHSVDIALFGRMVADDADLNVDAAAQVAHALSVHEVSNEYDYYTAVDDHKRADEEEDAGAGMIGTVEFNSSTLYRYATVDVDRLRDNLGDVEATRRAVVAFARSFVTSMPTGKQNTFANRTLPDAVLILVRDTQSMNLVGAFEEVVDERESSGRIGSALTRLVGYGTDLHAAYDETPVAGWSVGIGERAEVLTGLASRTSFESATTALSELVAERLGTS, encoded by the coding sequence ATGAATCGCACTATTGTAGACATTCACGTCATCCAGACCGTCCCACCGAGCAACATCAACCGCGACGACACCGGAAGTCCGAAAACGGCTGTATACGGTGGAAAACGCCGGGCGAGAGTCTCCAGCCAGGCGTGGAAACGTGCCACCCGCGACGACTTCTCGTCCTTTCTGGACTTGAGCGAACTCGGCATGCGCACCAAGCGGGTCGTCGAATTGCTCACCGAAAGCATCCAGAAGCAGGACACCGACCTCGTCGACCAGGCCGAAGAACTGGCGACCGAGGTATTGAGCAAAGCGGGAATCAAACTCAAGGCTGCCCGCAAGAAAGACGCCCCTCAAGAGGCGGGTTACCTGCTGTTCCTCAGCAACAACCAGATCGAAGCCCTCGCCGAACTCGCCGTCGATGCCGCACACAACGGCGACGGCACAGTATCCAAACAGGATGCCAAAGCACGGGCGGACCGGCAGCACTCCGTGGATATCGCGCTGTTCGGGCGGATGGTCGCCGACGACGCCGACCTCAACGTCGACGCCGCCGCCCAGGTCGCGCACGCGCTCAGTGTTCACGAGGTGAGCAACGAGTACGACTACTACACCGCCGTGGACGACCACAAGCGCGCCGATGAGGAAGAGGATGCCGGTGCGGGCATGATCGGCACGGTGGAATTCAACTCGTCCACTCTCTACCGCTACGCCACGGTCGACGTCGATCGATTGCGGGACAACCTTGGCGACGTCGAGGCCACTCGCCGGGCCGTGGTGGCGTTCGCACGCTCGTTCGTCACGAGCATGCCTACCGGCAAGCAGAACACCTTCGCCAACCGCACTCTGCCCGATGCCGTGCTGATCCTCGTCCGCGACACGCAGTCGATGAACCTTGTCGGCGCGTTCGAGGAGGTCGTCGACGAGCGGGAATCCTCAGGGCGGATCGGCAGCGCCCTCACCCGGCTGGTCGGCTACGGGACCGACCTTCACGCCGCGTATGACGAGACACCGGTCGCGGGCTGGAGTGTCGGCATCGGTGAACGCGCGGAGGTGCTGACCGGGCTGGCGTCGCGTACGTCCTTCGAGTCCGCGACGACCGCGCTGAGCGAACTCGTCGCCGAGCGACTGGGAACATCATGA
- the casB gene encoding type I-E CRISPR-associated protein Cse2/CasB encodes MTQVRPNKPWIGSITRDVVNKRVKGLQREALRDRPEAVAALARLRRGVGKPPGEIGDILTYTLDDQLVREHEVNRDQPTVGEFAAHHSLTLYALHQQAQNKAMHHEGPQYELGRSIRMLIADHTFPDRHPVITRFQAFSTSDSLGELVHHLRGIIQLLRGESVPLDYGLLAEKLVRWQLRGEDQVRMVWSREFYIMRRRDAKPRTDTTDTTPENS; translated from the coding sequence ATGACCCAGGTGCGACCGAACAAGCCCTGGATCGGCAGCATCACCAGGGACGTGGTCAATAAGCGCGTCAAAGGACTGCAACGCGAGGCGCTGCGCGACCGCCCCGAAGCGGTGGCCGCGTTGGCACGGCTTCGCCGTGGCGTCGGAAAACCTCCCGGTGAAATCGGCGACATCCTCACCTACACCCTCGACGACCAACTGGTCCGCGAGCACGAGGTGAATCGCGATCAACCCACGGTCGGCGAGTTCGCCGCGCACCACAGCCTCACCCTTTACGCGCTACACCAGCAGGCCCAGAACAAAGCCATGCACCACGAAGGTCCACAGTACGAACTCGGCCGCTCGATTCGCATGCTCATCGCCGACCACACCTTTCCTGACCGGCACCCCGTTATCACCAGGTTCCAGGCTTTCAGCACCTCCGACAGCCTCGGCGAACTCGTGCACCACCTTCGCGGAATCATCCAGCTTTTGCGCGGAGAGAGCGTTCCGCTGGACTACGGGTTGCTTGCCGAGAAACTTGTGCGCTGGCAACTGCGCGGCGAGGACCAGGTGAGGATGGTCTGGAGCCGCGAGTTCTACATCATGCGCCGACGCGACGCCAAGCCTCGCACCGACACCACCGACACCACCCCGGAGAACTCATGA
- the casA gene encoding type I-E CRISPR-associated protein Cse1/CasA, with translation MTGSDSHPFDLLTEPWLPVRTISGETVELSLREVFGKAHDLVAISGDLATQDVALLRLLLAVLHRAVGGPRDLDHWEQLWSGKELPHARIEDYLDSHRDRFALFHPETPFFQVAGLRTAKGETAELSKLIADVPNGHPFFTTRLGSDLSLSFAEAARWVVHCQAFDPSGIKTGPVDDPRTKGGRGYPIGTGWAGRVGSVLVEGATLRDTLLLNLIASDFGDTARSPGDDLPAWERPVALPGGTRDPSGPLDLYTWQARRIRLVPDNGKVTSVLICNGEAIDTKNRHNDEPLTAWRRSAAQEKQHRLPQVYMPRQHDPSRAIWRGLQSLLPAAFENSVQNATAASGLTAVVLDWVSGLTLEGALPGDFPLRLRTVGMKYGSKDAVTEDIVDDALSLHAVLLRQDAVELVGTVLSCVSAAEQAARALGQLALNVAQAAGKSPPKPSGANPSDVSDRDRATELAYGQLDIAFRKWIPGLGPKTDPTQAQREWHHNVKQEIDPLGDDILARAPAVAITGRQVGGRLVTAAHAQSWFYLALSKAIPMAFDRGPQGSSS, from the coding sequence ATGACCGGATCTGACAGTCACCCGTTCGACCTGCTGACTGAACCGTGGCTACCCGTGCGCACCATCTCCGGCGAGACCGTGGAACTGTCGTTGCGCGAGGTGTTCGGAAAAGCACACGACCTCGTCGCGATCTCCGGTGACCTGGCGACCCAGGACGTCGCCTTACTCCGGCTATTGCTGGCCGTGCTGCACCGCGCGGTCGGCGGACCCCGCGACCTCGATCACTGGGAACAGCTCTGGTCCGGCAAGGAACTTCCCCACGCGCGGATCGAGGACTACCTCGACTCGCATCGAGACCGGTTCGCCCTCTTCCATCCCGAGACCCCGTTCTTCCAGGTTGCCGGATTGCGGACAGCCAAAGGTGAAACCGCTGAACTGAGCAAGCTCATCGCGGACGTCCCCAATGGACATCCATTCTTCACCACTCGGCTGGGCAGCGATCTGTCGCTGTCGTTCGCCGAGGCCGCCCGCTGGGTGGTGCACTGCCAAGCGTTCGATCCGTCCGGCATCAAGACCGGGCCGGTCGACGATCCACGCACCAAAGGCGGGCGCGGATACCCGATCGGAACCGGATGGGCGGGACGGGTCGGCAGCGTGCTCGTCGAAGGCGCGACATTGCGCGATACACTGCTGTTGAACCTGATCGCCTCGGACTTCGGCGACACCGCCCGTTCACCAGGCGATGACCTGCCCGCATGGGAACGCCCTGTCGCCCTTCCGGGCGGCACACGCGACCCGAGCGGACCACTGGATCTCTACACCTGGCAGGCGCGCAGAATCCGCCTCGTCCCCGACAACGGCAAGGTCACCAGTGTCCTGATCTGCAACGGCGAGGCGATCGACACCAAGAACAGGCACAACGACGAGCCGCTGACCGCGTGGCGGCGCAGCGCCGCGCAGGAGAAACAGCACCGCTTGCCTCAGGTCTACATGCCACGTCAGCATGACCCTTCGCGAGCTATCTGGCGCGGTCTGCAATCCCTGCTTCCCGCCGCGTTCGAGAACAGCGTCCAGAACGCGACGGCGGCGTCCGGGCTGACTGCCGTTGTGCTGGACTGGGTGAGCGGTTTGACGCTCGAAGGCGCACTGCCCGGTGACTTCCCACTGCGGCTGCGCACCGTCGGCATGAAGTACGGCAGCAAAGACGCGGTGACCGAAGACATCGTCGACGACGCCCTCTCGCTCCATGCGGTCCTGTTGCGCCAGGATGCCGTCGAACTCGTCGGCACCGTACTGTCGTGTGTTTCGGCCGCGGAGCAAGCCGCACGAGCGCTCGGGCAGTTGGCGCTCAACGTCGCACAGGCCGCGGGAAAATCGCCACCGAAACCTTCCGGGGCCAATCCCTCGGACGTGTCCGACAGGGACCGCGCGACAGAGCTGGCCTACGGGCAACTCGATATCGCCTTCCGCAAGTGGATTCCTGGACTTGGCCCGAAAACCGACCCGACGCAAGCTCAGCGGGAATGGCACCACAACGTGAAACAGGAGATCGACCCTCTCGGCGACGACATCCTGGCGCGTGCTCCCGCAGTCGCCATCACCGGCCGTCAGGTCGGCGGACGGCTCGTGACCGCCGCGCACGCCCAGTCCTGGTTCTATCTGGCACTGAGCAAGGCAATACCGATGGCCTTCGACCGTGGACCGCAAGGGAGTTCCTCATGA